A portion of the Oncorhynchus nerka isolate Pitt River linkage group LG27, Oner_Uvic_2.0, whole genome shotgun sequence genome contains these proteins:
- the ccl19a.2 gene encoding C-C motif chemokine 19a.2, translated as MAALLFIATICLGYAAAFSEVPVDCCLSTTDIRFPRHFKMVSYLLQTTDRGCDIDATVFITKTGARLCSPHPAESKWVADYVKRLERTTSLRRANSPQE; from the exons ATGGCAGCTCTTCTCTTCATTGCAACAATCTGCTTGGGCTACGCAGCAg caTTCTCAGAGGTACCCGTGGACTGCTGTCTGTCAACCACTGACATCCGTTTCCCTCGCCACTTTAAGATGGTCTCCTACCTGCTGCAGACTACAGACAGAGGCTGTGACATCGATGCCACTGT GTTTATCACCAAGACAGGGGCGAGACTGTGCTCGCCCCATCCCGCAGAGAGCAAGTGGGTGGCTGACTACGTCAAACGTCTGGAGCGAACCACCTCCCTCCGGAGAGCTAActcacctcaggagtaa